A DNA window from Barnesiella intestinihominis YIT 11860 contains the following coding sequences:
- a CDS encoding MBL fold metallo-hydrolase, whose amino-acid sequence MQVTFLGTGTSTGIPQIGCTCSVCTSTDPRDSRLRTSAIVEIEGKNILIDCGPDFRQQMLRFHIKRIDAVLVTHIHYDHTGGIDDLRPFGENGTVPIYLEPSVAEGIRNRLPYCFADHRYPGVPNICLQEIGLSPFLIAGIEIVPIRVMHYKLPILGYRIGRFAYITDALTIPESEYEKLKDIDVLVVNALRKKPHLSHQTLADASRIIDRVGPREAYLVHMSHHMGLTSEVEKELPAHVHFAYDGLVIDSL is encoded by the coding sequence ATGCAGGTTACTTTCTTAGGGACAGGAACTTCAACCGGAATACCGCAAATCGGTTGTACGTGTTCGGTATGTACTTCTACCGATCCGAGGGACAGTCGGTTGAGAACCTCGGCCATAGTTGAGATAGAGGGTAAGAACATATTGATTGATTGTGGCCCCGATTTTCGTCAGCAAATGTTGCGATTCCATATTAAACGAATCGATGCGGTATTGGTTACTCATATACATTATGACCATACCGGAGGGATAGACGATTTGCGTCCTTTCGGGGAAAACGGTACTGTTCCTATTTATTTGGAGCCTTCGGTCGCCGAGGGAATACGAAACAGGTTGCCTTATTGTTTTGCCGATCATCGCTATCCGGGAGTTCCCAATATTTGTTTGCAGGAGATAGGTTTGTCACCGTTTTTAATAGCTGGAATAGAAATTGTTCCCATAAGGGTGATGCATTATAAATTGCCTATCTTGGGGTATCGTATAGGACGGTTTGCTTATATAACGGATGCTCTTACTATTCCTGAATCGGAATATGAGAAGTTAAAAGATATAGATGTATTGGTCGTAAATGCTTTGCGGAAAAAGCCCCATCTTTCGCATCAAACGTTAGCCGATGCGTCGCGAATCATCGATAGAGTGGGGCCGCGGGAAGCCTACTTGGTTCACATGAGTCATCATATGGGATTGACTTCGGAGGTAGAAAAAGAATTGCCTGCCCATGTGCATTTCGCATACGATGGTTTGGTTATCGACAGCTTGTGA
- the murB gene encoding UDP-N-acetylmuramate dehydrogenase gives MIKIEENYFIKDRHTFRIPVYTKWFVEYETVEELVTLLQSDLLREHTFFPIGGGSNLLFVKEMYNGVLLHSAIQGMAVSEETDTEVLVEIGAGVVWDDFVAWTVSNGWGGAENLSYIPGEVGASAIQNIGAYGVEVKDIIHEVKAVDVETCESRTFRNAECRYGYRSSVFKHDWKGRYIVTSVVYRLQKSPELHLDYGNLRASLPGDDISIADVRKVVIEIRRSKLPEPDEYGSAGSFFMNPVISTEQYEKLKSSYPDMPHYVVDDMHVKVPAGWLIDRCGWKGKSFGGAAVYEKQCLVLINKNNAKPNDVVALAEMIRKSVSDTYGIVINPEVNYIE, from the coding sequence ATGATTAAGATAGAGGAGAATTATTTTATAAAGGACAGGCATACATTCCGCATACCCGTTTATACCAAGTGGTTTGTAGAGTATGAAACGGTCGAGGAGCTGGTGACGTTGTTGCAGTCCGATTTATTGCGGGAACATACTTTTTTCCCGATAGGAGGGGGAAGCAATTTGCTTTTTGTAAAAGAAATGTACAATGGCGTATTGTTGCATTCTGCCATACAGGGCATGGCTGTGTCGGAGGAGACCGATACCGAGGTGCTTGTGGAAATAGGAGCAGGTGTCGTGTGGGACGACTTCGTCGCTTGGACGGTCTCTAACGGTTGGGGGGGAGCCGAGAATTTGTCGTATATACCGGGCGAAGTGGGAGCGAGCGCTATTCAAAATATAGGAGCTTACGGCGTGGAGGTGAAAGATATTATCCATGAAGTAAAAGCGGTAGATGTCGAGACTTGCGAATCCCGTACCTTTCGAAATGCAGAGTGTAGGTATGGTTACAGAAGCAGTGTTTTCAAGCACGATTGGAAGGGTAGATATATCGTTACATCGGTAGTGTACAGATTGCAAAAATCGCCCGAGCTGCATTTGGATTATGGAAATCTGCGGGCTTCATTGCCCGGCGATGACATTTCTATCGCAGATGTCCGTAAAGTTGTCATAGAAATCAGGCGGTCGAAATTGCCGGAACCCGATGAATATGGCAGTGCCGGTAGTTTTTTCATGAATCCTGTAATTTCTACGGAACAATATGAGAAGCTGAAATCGTCTTATCCCGATATGCCTCATTACGTCGTAGACGATATGCATGTTAAGGTCCCTGCCGGTTGGCTTATCGATCGTTGCGGCTGGAAAGGAAAAAGTTTCGGCGGTGCGGCGGTTTATGAGAAGCAGTGCTTGGTATTGATAAATAAAAACAATGCAAAGCCCAACGATGTGGTTGCTCTCGCGGAAATGATTCGTAAATCGGTATCGGACACTTATGGTATCGTTATCAATCCTGAGGTTAATTATATTGAATGA
- a CDS encoding CDGSH iron-sulfur domain-containing protein produces MAKTIQTAIEAGSRMAPAKFYIKITPDGPYLLYGNPPMDQEIIVPNDEGSSWTYRKGNHFSTTEEPTALCRCGASKNKPYCDGSHHHTDWDPKETASHKPLLEDAEEYIGPTMVLADNEEYCAFARFCDAYGRIWNLVQTAESQEERDLVIHEAEHCPAGRLVVWDKETGEIFEPPFDPAIGLIEDPVIKVSGPIWVKGGIRIESSDGSSYEIRNRVTLCRCGQSQNKPFCDGTHVSAKWHDKLPMEQEAEVE; encoded by the coding sequence ATGGCAAAAACAATTCAAACTGCTATCGAAGCCGGTTCTCGTATGGCTCCCGCGAAATTCTATATAAAGATTACGCCGGACGGCCCTTATTTGCTTTATGGTAATCCTCCTATGGATCAAGAGATTATAGTTCCTAATGACGAAGGTTCTTCTTGGACCTATCGTAAGGGTAACCATTTTAGTACGACAGAGGAGCCTACGGCTTTATGCCGATGCGGAGCATCCAAGAACAAGCCTTATTGCGATGGTTCCCATCATCACACGGACTGGGACCCGAAAGAGACGGCCTCTCATAAGCCTTTATTGGAAGATGCCGAAGAATATATAGGGCCAACTATGGTGCTCGCTGATAATGAAGAATATTGCGCTTTCGCTCGTTTTTGCGATGCCTACGGTAGAATTTGGAATTTGGTACAAACGGCCGAATCCCAAGAAGAACGTGATTTAGTCATTCATGAAGCCGAGCATTGTCCGGCCGGCCGTTTGGTCGTTTGGGATAAAGAAACAGGCGAGATTTTTGAACCTCCATTTGATCCGGCGATAGGATTGATCGAAGACCCTGTGATTAAAGTCAGTGGCCCCATTTGGGTAAAGGGAGGAATTCGTATAGAAAGTTCGGACGGAAGCAGTTATGAGATAAGAAACAGGGTTACCTTGTGTCGGTGCGGACAATCGCAAAACAAGCCTTTTTGCGACGGGACACATGTGTCGGCTAAATGGCATGACAAATTACCGATGGAGCAGGAAGCAGAAGTAGAATAA
- a CDS encoding YhcH/YjgK/YiaL family protein, translating into MILGDLSDTKRVEALHPLLGKLFSYIKEHDFLSDSIGRIELDGDRVFINNDYPILRSQSEQVIEVHRRYLDVHVPLDAPEIVGWKPLCDLKEVQQAYSEEKDCAFYSDRPSTYFTVYPGQFLIVFPEDGHAPIIGEGRLRKICAKIKL; encoded by the coding sequence ATGATTTTAGGAGATTTGAGTGACACGAAGCGGGTAGAGGCTTTGCATCCTTTGCTGGGGAAACTTTTCAGTTATATTAAAGAGCATGATTTTCTTTCCGATTCGATTGGGCGTATCGAATTGGACGGTGATCGAGTTTTCATCAACAACGATTATCCGATATTACGTTCTCAATCGGAACAGGTTATAGAGGTACATCGACGTTACCTCGATGTGCATGTCCCTCTTGATGCTCCTGAAATAGTGGGGTGGAAGCCTCTGTGCGATTTGAAGGAGGTGCAGCAAGCGTATTCCGAGGAGAAAGATTGTGCCTTTTATTCCGATAGGCCGTCGACTTATTTCACCGTATATCCCGGTCAGTTCCTAATTGTATTTCCAGAGGACGGCCATGCTCCTATTATCGGGGAGGGTAGACTGCGCAAAATTTGTGCTAAAATAAAGTTGTGA
- the bioD gene encoding dethiobiotin synthase: MKGTFFITGIDTNIGKSYATGWLAREWNSKGIKTITQKMIQTGNVGHSEDIDLHREIMGIPFTPEDKERITFPIVYSYPASPHLAAEIDDRIIPIEKITESTRILQSRYDVVLLEGAGGLMVPITRRYLTVDYIADQKLPVILVTSGRLGSINHTLLSIEALVNRNIPLYGMVYNTFPKTDERIDKDTEEYLKTYLNEHFPQAHFWTLPEIALHR, encoded by the coding sequence ATGAAAGGAACTTTTTTTATCACCGGTATAGATACCAACATCGGGAAAAGTTACGCCACGGGGTGGCTGGCGCGTGAATGGAACAGCAAAGGGATTAAAACGATCACTCAAAAAATGATACAGACCGGGAATGTAGGCCACTCCGAAGACATAGACCTGCATCGGGAAATTATGGGAATACCGTTCACCCCGGAGGATAAGGAGCGAATCACATTCCCCATTGTCTATTCCTACCCCGCTTCTCCGCATTTGGCAGCCGAGATAGACGACCGCATTATTCCCATAGAAAAAATAACAGAGTCTACCCGGATACTCCAAAGCAGGTACGACGTGGTTCTGCTCGAAGGAGCCGGAGGTTTGATGGTTCCTATTACTCGCCGATACCTGACGGTCGATTACATCGCCGACCAAAAGCTGCCGGTTATCTTGGTAACGTCCGGACGTTTGGGCAGCATCAACCACACGCTGCTCTCTATCGAAGCGCTGGTAAATAGGAATATTCCCCTTTACGGAATGGTCTACAATACCTTTCCGAAAACAGACGAGCGGATAGACAAAGACACCGAGGAATATTTGAAAACCTATTTGAACGAACATTTTCCCCAAGCACATTTTTGGACACTACCCGAGATTGCTTTACACCGATAA
- a CDS encoding sugar O-acetyltransferase, with amino-acid sequence MKTEKEKMLAGEPYDCGDTELINRWHKAKQLQKEYNDTPSDDIEKLSSLLDDLIGSRGENVWISAPFFVDYGENIHIGRNVEINMNCVFLDCNTITIGDYSGIGPGVHIYTVFHHTAPQERLGENSSFWKSLTKPVNIGKNVWIGGGSIILPGVTIGDGTTIGAGSVVTKSTPANCIAVGNPCKVIKDNL; translated from the coding sequence ATGAAAACAGAAAAAGAGAAAATGCTTGCCGGAGAGCCCTATGATTGCGGTGACACGGAATTAATCAACAGATGGCATAAAGCAAAGCAATTACAAAAAGAATATAACGATACCCCATCTGACGATATAGAAAAACTATCCTCATTATTAGACGATTTAATTGGATCAAGAGGAGAAAATGTTTGGATTTCAGCTCCCTTCTTCGTGGACTACGGTGAGAATATACATATCGGGCGAAATGTGGAAATAAATATGAACTGCGTATTTTTGGATTGTAATACCATCACTATCGGCGATTATTCGGGAATAGGTCCGGGTGTACATATCTATACAGTCTTCCATCACACCGCACCTCAGGAACGTTTGGGCGAAAACAGCAGTTTTTGGAAATCTCTCACCAAACCGGTGAACATCGGGAAAAACGTTTGGATTGGAGGTGGTAGTATAATCTTACCCGGCGTAACCATAGGAGACGGTACGACAATCGGAGCGGGAAGTGTCGTCACCAAATCTACACCCGCCAATTGCATAGCCGTCGGAAATCCTTGCAAAGTAATAAAGGATAATTTATAA
- the bioC gene encoding malonyl-ACP O-methyltransferase BioC: MIQTFISRRHTDDLILLFAGWGMDTHPFAYLSHIGCDCCVCYDYTDLNFDTTPFLDYKNIEVYAWSFGVWAAATVLPDKGLPIRHATAINGTECGIDIEKGIPPEIFRATLEHLNEASLKKFYRRMCCEHLDDFKEAFPERDMNSLYDELRAIGENITLHPRPRFRWDKAIIGTRDLIFPARNQVNAWEGTTVVQELDEPHFFHFRPVVLENRLDKATIKNSFGNAASTYEREGLIQSRIARQLNDKIPSRLNKCIDNILEIGCGTGKLTRCLIDRFPDARFTINDLSPEMKDYITALPFKQLSFKEGDAEKIEFDETYHLITSASTIQWFTDLEGFLKRISGNLSDTGTIAVSTFAAGNLPEIQSLMTAEMPYWEYAELKRLFEKHFRVELFEQEEYTLRFDTPVELLRHLKNTGVTGISGHSRQKGFDFIKRYRKTFDGKKEITLTYRPVYIVAHKKTQI; encoded by the coding sequence ATGATACAAACTTTCATTTCTCGCAGACACACCGACGACTTAATCCTCCTCTTCGCCGGTTGGGGAATGGATACGCATCCGTTTGCCTATCTGAGTCACATAGGCTGCGACTGTTGTGTCTGCTACGACTACACCGACCTGAACTTCGACACCACCCCATTCCTCGACTATAAAAACATCGAAGTCTATGCGTGGTCGTTTGGCGTTTGGGCGGCGGCAACGGTCTTACCCGATAAAGGACTCCCCATAAGACACGCCACGGCCATCAACGGAACCGAATGCGGAATCGACATCGAGAAAGGCATCCCCCCCGAAATATTCCGGGCGACTCTCGAACATTTGAACGAAGCGAGCTTGAAAAAATTCTACCGGCGCATGTGTTGCGAACACCTCGACGATTTTAAGGAGGCTTTCCCCGAAAGAGACATGAACAGCTTGTACGACGAATTGCGTGCCATAGGCGAGAACATAACCCTGCACCCTCGTCCCCGTTTCCGTTGGGACAAAGCGATAATCGGGACAAGAGACCTCATATTTCCCGCAAGAAACCAAGTGAACGCATGGGAAGGGACAACGGTCGTTCAAGAGCTGGACGAACCCCATTTTTTCCATTTCCGCCCGGTTGTGTTGGAAAATAGGCTCGACAAAGCGACCATTAAAAACAGCTTCGGAAATGCAGCCTCCACCTATGAACGGGAAGGCCTTATCCAAAGCCGGATAGCCCGACAGCTGAACGACAAGATTCCGAGCCGTTTGAACAAATGCATCGACAATATACTGGAAATCGGTTGCGGGACAGGAAAACTGACCCGCTGCCTCATCGACAGGTTCCCCGATGCCCGGTTCACGATAAACGACCTGTCGCCCGAAATGAAAGACTACATAACCGCATTGCCGTTCAAACAGTTGAGTTTCAAGGAAGGCGATGCCGAAAAAATCGAGTTCGACGAAACATACCATTTAATTACCTCCGCTTCGACGATTCAATGGTTCACCGATTTGGAAGGATTCTTGAAGCGCATATCCGGCAATTTGTCCGATACGGGCACGATCGCTGTCAGCACATTCGCAGCCGGCAATCTGCCCGAAATACAATCTTTAATGACCGCAGAAATGCCCTATTGGGAGTATGCCGAGTTAAAACGATTGTTCGAAAAACACTTTCGGGTCGAACTTTTCGAACAAGAGGAATACACCCTTCGTTTCGACACTCCCGTCGAGTTACTCCGGCATCTCAAAAACACCGGCGTGACAGGTATTTCGGGACACTCCCGGCAAAAAGGATTCGACTTTATAAAGCGATATAGAAAGACTTTCGACGGGAAAAAAGAGATCACGCTCACCTATCGACCCGTCTACATCGTCGCACATAAAAAAACACAGATATGA
- a CDS encoding 8-amino-7-oxononanoate synthase has translation MNTYSSQLEQLSRQGNLRSLPAVDAQGLSIVRDGNTMLNFSSNDYLGLADDTNLKKEFLQNLNSRNVRFSSTSSRLLTGNFPVYARLEKRLAELYKAEASLVFNSGYHANSGILPAVTDNRSLILADKLVHASIVDGIGLSKARCIRYRHNDYEQLERLVSESASQYEAIFIVTESIFSMDGDECDLPRLVALKKHYPNIYLYVDEAHAFGVRGQCGLGCAEEQDVIKEIDFLVGTFGKAAASVGAFVICSDEMKRYLVNKMRTLIFTTALPPVNLEWTLFIIDKIVDMQSHREHLEAIGHKVRQALNPLNGAIVSSSSHIVPFVLGETERTVQTALKLQHEGFYLLPVRPPTVPQGTSRLRISLSAGHTDTEIDQLIHTLTKISSGL, from the coding sequence ATGAATACCTATTCTTCCCAATTGGAACAACTCTCTCGACAAGGAAATTTGCGATCCTTGCCGGCCGTGGATGCACAAGGCCTGTCCATCGTCCGTGACGGGAACACCATGTTGAATTTCTCCTCGAACGATTATCTGGGACTGGCCGATGACACGAACCTGAAAAAGGAATTTTTGCAAAACCTGAATTCCCGTAATGTTCGTTTTTCCTCGACATCTTCTCGGTTGTTGACCGGCAATTTCCCCGTGTACGCTCGATTGGAAAAAAGACTCGCCGAACTGTACAAAGCCGAAGCCTCTCTCGTATTCAACAGCGGTTACCATGCCAACAGCGGCATCCTGCCGGCAGTGACCGACAACCGCTCTTTGATTTTGGCCGATAAACTCGTCCATGCGAGCATAGTCGACGGGATAGGACTCTCCAAAGCCCGCTGCATACGCTACCGACATAACGATTACGAACAATTGGAACGGTTGGTTTCCGAGTCGGCCTCGCAATACGAAGCGATATTCATCGTGACCGAAAGCATATTCAGCATGGACGGTGACGAATGCGACTTGCCCCGCTTGGTGGCGTTGAAGAAACACTACCCCAATATTTACCTGTATGTCGACGAAGCCCATGCTTTCGGCGTGAGAGGTCAATGCGGATTGGGCTGCGCCGAAGAACAAGACGTTATTAAAGAGATAGATTTCTTGGTCGGCACGTTCGGAAAAGCGGCCGCCTCGGTAGGAGCATTCGTTATCTGCTCCGATGAAATGAAACGATATTTGGTCAACAAAATGCGGACGCTGATTTTTACGACCGCATTGCCACCTGTCAATCTCGAATGGACGCTGTTCATCATCGATAAAATCGTCGATATGCAATCGCACCGGGAACATTTGGAGGCAATCGGCCACAAAGTAAGACAAGCGCTCAATCCGTTGAACGGAGCGATTGTCAGCAGCAGCAGCCACATCGTCCCTTTCGTATTGGGCGAAACGGAACGCACCGTACAAACCGCCTTAAAATTACAGCACGAAGGCTTTTATCTGTTGCCGGTTCGCCCGCCCACCGTACCACAAGGAACCTCCCGGTTAAGGATTTCGCTGAGCGCCGGACATACCGACACGGAGATAGACCAGCTCATTCACACGTTAACCAAGATTTCATCGGGCCTATGA